In a genomic window of Streptomyces pristinaespiralis:
- a CDS encoding VOC family protein: protein MATRLVQINMKAQDDSELGRFWAEALGWGVDSEAPGVTNLEPVGFAYPDPVAVCIDIVARPERKTVKNRVHLDLATTSTSHQVELIARLKDLGATLADVGQGDVPWTVMADPEGNEFCVLEPRPIYRDTGPIAAVVADCTDPRAMARFWGEAMDWTLHEVTDTHATMRSAQGVGPYLEFVRTPDTKSVWNRVHLDVCPYPGDDPAAEEARLRALGATDPGIDRSAISWTVLADPEGNEFCLLSPR from the coding sequence ATGGCAACGAGACTCGTGCAGATCAATATGAAGGCCCAGGACGACTCCGAGCTCGGTCGGTTCTGGGCGGAGGCACTCGGTTGGGGTGTCGACAGCGAGGCGCCCGGCGTGACCAACCTCGAACCCGTGGGCTTCGCCTACCCCGACCCCGTGGCCGTCTGCATCGACATCGTCGCCCGCCCGGAACGGAAGACGGTGAAGAACCGGGTGCACCTCGATCTGGCCACCACCTCGACCTCCCATCAGGTGGAGCTGATCGCGCGCCTGAAGGACCTCGGCGCGACGCTCGCCGACGTGGGTCAGGGCGACGTCCCCTGGACGGTCATGGCCGACCCGGAGGGCAACGAGTTCTGCGTCCTGGAGCCCCGCCCGATCTACCGGGACACCGGGCCGATCGCCGCGGTGGTCGCCGACTGCACCGACCCACGAGCGATGGCCCGGTTCTGGGGCGAGGCGATGGACTGGACGCTGCACGAGGTCACCGACACCCACGCGACCATGCGATCCGCCCAGGGCGTCGGTCCCTACCTGGAGTTCGTCCGCACCCCCGACACCAAGAGCGTGTGGAACCGCGTCCACCTCGACGTCTGCCCCTACCCCGGTGACGACCCGGCAGCGGAGGAAGCCCGACTGCGCGCCCTGGGCGCCACCGACCCTGGTATCGACCGGTCCGCGATCTCCTGGACGGTTCTGGCCGACCCGGAAGGCAACGAGTTCTGCCTCCTCAGCCCTCGCTGA
- a CDS encoding MFS transporter, which produces MAAPATAPPEPSSLKRIVAASLIGTTIEWYDFFLYGSAAALVFNELFFPDSDPLVGTLLSFLTYAVGFAARPLGALVFGHYGDRLGRKKLLVLSLLMMGGATFAIGLMPTHATIGSAAPVLLTVLRLVQGFALGGEWGGAVLLVSEHGDAKRRGFWASWPQTGAPAGQLLATGVLSALTALLSDAAFSSWGWRIPFLLSGVLVIVGLWIRLSVDESPVFKAALAQAEQRKAEAGQVEKMPVVAVLRHHWRDVLIAMGARMAENISYYVITAFILVYATTAVDLSKQTALNAVLIASAVHFAVIPMWGALSDRIGRRPVYMIGAIGVGAWMFPFFALIDTASFGALLLAVTVGLVLHGAMYAPQAAFFSEMFATRMRYSGASIGAQFSSVAAGAPAPLIATALLADYDSSTPIALYVIAAALLTVVAIACARETRERDLTSLDSGDDGTKDAPAPADARTA; this is translated from the coding sequence ATGGCCGCCCCCGCAACCGCCCCGCCCGAGCCCAGCTCGCTCAAGCGCATCGTCGCCGCCAGCCTCATCGGGACCACCATCGAGTGGTACGACTTCTTTCTCTACGGGTCGGCCGCCGCGCTGGTCTTCAACGAGCTGTTCTTCCCGGATTCCGACCCGCTCGTCGGAACCCTCCTCTCGTTCCTCACCTACGCCGTCGGCTTCGCCGCGCGTCCGCTCGGCGCGCTCGTCTTCGGGCACTACGGGGACCGGCTCGGGCGTAAGAAGCTGCTGGTGCTCAGCCTGCTCATGATGGGTGGTGCGACCTTCGCGATCGGACTCATGCCGACCCACGCGACGATCGGCTCCGCCGCGCCCGTCCTGCTGACCGTGCTGCGACTCGTGCAGGGATTCGCGCTCGGCGGCGAGTGGGGCGGCGCGGTTCTGCTCGTGTCGGAGCACGGCGACGCCAAGCGGCGCGGCTTCTGGGCCTCGTGGCCGCAGACGGGCGCACCGGCCGGGCAGTTGCTCGCCACCGGTGTGCTGTCCGCGCTCACCGCGCTGCTCTCGGACGCCGCCTTCTCCTCATGGGGCTGGCGCATACCGTTCCTGCTGTCCGGCGTGCTGGTGATCGTCGGCTTGTGGATTCGTCTCTCTGTCGATGAATCCCCGGTCTTCAAGGCCGCGTTGGCCCAGGCCGAGCAGCGCAAGGCGGAGGCCGGCCAGGTCGAGAAGATGCCCGTCGTCGCCGTGCTGCGTCACCACTGGCGCGATGTCCTGATCGCCATGGGCGCGCGTATGGCGGAGAACATCAGCTACTACGTGATCACCGCGTTCATCCTCGTCTACGCGACCACCGCCGTGGACCTGAGCAAGCAGACCGCACTCAACGCCGTCCTCATCGCCTCCGCCGTGCACTTCGCGGTGATCCCGATGTGGGGTGCGCTGTCCGACCGCATCGGGCGCCGGCCGGTGTACATGATCGGCGCGATCGGCGTCGGGGCCTGGATGTTCCCGTTCTTCGCGCTCATCGACACGGCGAGTTTCGGTGCTCTGCTGCTCGCCGTCACGGTGGGTCTCGTGCTGCACGGGGCGATGTACGCGCCTCAGGCGGCGTTCTTCTCCGAGATGTTCGCGACGCGGATGCGCTACTCGGGCGCCTCGATCGGCGCGCAGTTCTCGTCCGTCGCGGCCGGTGCGCCCGCACCGCTGATCGCGACGGCCCTGCTGGCCGACTACGACTCGTCGACGCCCATCGCCCTGTACGTGATCGCCGCGGCACTGCTCACCGTGGTGGCCATCGCCTGCGCACGGGAGACGAGGGAGCGGGACCTGACCTCGCTGGACAGCGGCGATGACGGGACCAAGGACGCTCCGGCCCCGGCGGACGCCCGTACCGCCTGA
- a CDS encoding SMI1/KNR4 family protein, which yields MNIDQADPAEPASLRAAFDIDDGGESALGWEAVHAFEADHGIVLPEPYRTFVAEMTDGSCSGPPDYGLLPVADLPGDWGDDERDRDLSKPFPLTEAWMWEEDPDASDDSDEVLEQVYNHGSIVLGTDGCAMNWHLVVTGPHRGHVWLITDVGAVPFGAQFGFTTGESGFAGWVRHWAANKPWHDAA from the coding sequence ATGAACATCGATCAAGCTGACCCCGCCGAGCCGGCATCGCTTCGAGCTGCCTTCGACATCGATGACGGTGGTGAGTCAGCGCTCGGCTGGGAGGCGGTCCACGCCTTCGAGGCAGACCACGGGATCGTGCTGCCTGAGCCCTATCGCACCTTCGTCGCCGAGATGACGGACGGCTCCTGCTCCGGGCCGCCGGATTATGGACTGCTCCCGGTCGCGGACCTGCCGGGCGACTGGGGCGATGACGAGCGGGATCGTGACCTGAGCAAACCGTTCCCCTTGACGGAGGCGTGGATGTGGGAGGAGGACCCGGACGCGTCCGATGATTCCGACGAGGTCCTTGAGCAGGTCTACAACCATGGTTCGATCGTGCTGGGCACCGACGGGTGCGCGATGAACTGGCACCTCGTCGTCACTGGCCCGCACCGAGGGCACGTCTGGCTCATCACCGACGTCGGTGCCGTTCCCTTCGGAGCGCAGTTCGGCTTCACCACTGGTGAATCCGGCTTTGCCGGCTGGGTCCGGCACTGGGCTGCGAACAAACCCTGGCACGACGCTGCCTGA